From the genome of Pectobacterium atrosepticum:
AGGCGATCTATTTCGCGGCGCGCCAGACTGGAAAAAGCTGCATAACTACCCACGCCCGCAGCTGACGGCTGAAGAGCAGGCGTTTATCGACGGGCCAGTTGAAGAAGCCTGTCGAATGGCTAACGACTTTGAAATCACCCATGAACGTGCCGATATTCCACCGGAATTGTGGGCGTTTTTAAAAGAACATCGTTTCTTCGCCATGATCATTAAAAAGCAATACGGTGGGCTGGAATTCTCCGCCTATGCACAAGCGCAGGTGCTGCAAAAACTGTCGGGCGTCTCCAGTATTGTGGCGATCACCGTCGGCGTTCCCAACTCACTCGGCCCCGGCGAGCTGCTGCAACACTACGGTACAGAAGCGCAAAAAGATCACTACCTGCCACGTCTGGCACGCGGTCAGGAAGTCCCCTGTTTTGCGCTGACCAGCCCGGAGGCCGGATCTGATGCGGGCTCGATTCCCGATACCGGCATTGTCTGCTACGGCAACTGGCACGGGGAACAGGTCGTGGGCATGCGCCTGACCTGGAATAAACGCTATATCACACTCGCGCCGGTCGCCACCGTGCTCGGGCTGGCCTTTAAGCTGTACGATCCCGACCACCTGCTAGGTGATGAGGATGACGTAGGGATTACCTGTGCGTTAATTCCGACGGATACCGACGGCGTTAAAATCGGCCGCCGCCATTTCCCGCTGAACATTCCGTTCCAAAACGGGCCGACGCAGGGCGAGAACATTTTTGTTCCGCTGGATTACATCATTGGTGGTGCGAAGATGGCAGGTCAGGGCTGGCGTATGCTGATGGAGTGCCTGTCAGTTGGGCGCGGCATTACGCTACCGTCCAATTCCACCGGCGGGTTGAAATCGATTGCCCTCGGCATCGGTGCTTACGCCCATATCCGCCGTCAGTTCAAAATCTCCATCGGTAAGATGGAAGGTATCGAAGAACCGCTGGCACGTATCGCGGGTAACGCTTACGTGATGGATGCCGCTGCAACGCTGATTACTAGCGGCATCATGCAGGGTGAAAAACCGGCGGTGCTTTCCGCTATCGTCAAATATCACTGTACCCACCGTGGTCAGCGCAGCGTGCTGGATGCGATGGATATCGCCGGGGGCAAAGGTATCTGTCTCGGCCCGTCCAACTTCCTTGCGCGCAGCTATCAGGGCGCACCGATTGCCATCACCGTGGAAGGGGCGAACATCCTGACGCGCAGTATGATTATCTTCGGCCAAGGTGCAATCCGCTGTCAT
Proteins encoded in this window:
- a CDS encoding acyl-CoA dehydrogenase, with amino-acid sequence MVAVSILLLLIIIGAMFYHRLSLLLGSAILLAYFAAMSAMLLWPIWLMVPLVILLIPITVPAVRQKLVSASALRMFQKVMPPMSNTEKEAIDAGTTWWEGDLFRGAPDWKKLHNYPRPQLTAEEQAFIDGPVEEACRMANDFEITHERADIPPELWAFLKEHRFFAMIIKKQYGGLEFSAYAQAQVLQKLSGVSSIVAITVGVPNSLGPGELLQHYGTEAQKDHYLPRLARGQEVPCFALTSPEAGSDAGSIPDTGIVCYGNWHGEQVVGMRLTWNKRYITLAPVATVLGLAFKLYDPDHLLGDEDDVGITCALIPTDTDGVKIGRRHFPLNIPFQNGPTQGENIFVPLDYIIGGAKMAGQGWRMLMECLSVGRGITLPSNSTGGLKSIALGIGAYAHIRRQFKISIGKMEGIEEPLARIAGNAYVMDAAATLITSGIMQGEKPAVLSAIVKYHCTHRGQRSVLDAMDIAGGKGICLGPSNFLARSYQGAPIAITVEGANILTRSMIIFGQGAIRCHPYVLEEMAAAQDNDVPRFDRALVGHIGHVGSNKVRSFWLGLTNGRLSSAPVNDKTRHYYQQLNRLSANLALLADVSMAVLGGSLKRRERISARLGDILSQLYLASATLKRYEDEGRQKADLPLVHWGVQDSLHQAEQALDDLLRNFPNRVVAGLLTFIIFPLGLRCPAPSDRLDHEVAKILQTPSETRSRLGRGQYLAASEHNPVGLLEEALRDIIAAEPIYQRLSKASDKPLPFMRLDQLAEQALIEGQITAEEAGILTKAEASRLRSINVDDFAFDALAANKPTSVPQSERKTEAA